The proteins below are encoded in one region of Styela clava chromosome 4, kaStyClav1.hap1.2, whole genome shotgun sequence:
- the LOC120326661 gene encoding gap junction delta-2 protein-like yields MSWALLEKMLADVATHSTLIGKYWFSFLFVFRVITVLSVGDKVYGDEQSRFICNTLQPGCDNVCFNRFSPISHIRFWAMQILLVSLPSVIFIVWAMHSLNKVQLKKDKLEKEMNQVEAATDPMAKDPVMKNSARNRFSDQPPKYNGETEKKSVSHNPKNPKDKKASRRSATATNNLLPMAEIIPVRAVAPKKIKEPPILTGYVLQVIFRMAIEITFIVLQYILFQTQVPEMYRCERYPCPAIVECFISRPMEKTIFMLFMYAIAGTCVLLDIVELKYLGFQKIRHCLGGSKKGGYLDDFEGRWHNDQILGGRFDIVGRGRGLRRHRDMSITDPESGGAYDSIETSDDGSGFE; encoded by the exons ATGAGTTGGGCGTTGTTGGAGAAGATGCTGGCTGATGTAGCCACGCATTCAACATTAATCGGAAAATATTGGTTTTCTTTTCTATTTGTCTTCAGGGTGATTACAGTTTTGAGTGTCGGTGATAAG GTATACGGCGATGAACAGTCTCGATTTATTTGCAATACTTTACAACCAGGCTGTGATAATGTTTGTTTCAACAGATTCAGTCCAATCTCACACATTCGATTCTGGGCTATGCAG ATATTACTGGTTTCCTTGCCTAGTGTGATCTTCATTGTGTGGGCGATGCATTCTCTCAACAAAGTTCAACTGAAAAAAgacaaattagaaaaagaaaTGAACCAAgtg GAAGCCGCCACCGATCCAATGGCAAAAGATCCAGTAATGAAAAATTCGGCCCGAAACCGATTTAGCGATCAACCACCAAAATATAATGGAGAAACAGAAAAGAAA TCAGTTAGTCACAATCCAAAAAATCCGAAGGACAAAAAAGCAAGCCGACGTTCTGCGACCGCAACAAACAACTTATTGCCAATGGCTGAAATAATTCCAGTAAGAGCCGTAGCACCAAAGAAAATTAAAGAACCACCTATCCTAACAGG ATATGTTCTTCAAGTCATTTTCCGTATGGCAATTGAAATTACATTCATCGTGCTTCAATACATTTTGTTTCAAACTCAAGTCCCAGAAATGTACCGTTGCGAGAGATATCCGTGTCCTGCCATTGTAGAATGCTTCATTTCAAGGCCAATG gaAAAGACAATCTTCATGCTATTCATGTATGCAATTGCTGGAACTTGTGTTCTGCTGGATATTGTGGAACTCAAATACTTAGGGTTTCAAAAG ATTCGTCACTGTCTTGGTGGGTCCAAAAAAGGAGGATATTTGGATGACTTTGAAGGACGCTGGCACAACGATCAAATCCTTGGAGGGAGATTCGACATTGTCGGTAGAGGCAGGGGGTTGAGACGTCATAGAGACATGAGCATTACTGATCCCGAGAGT